One genomic segment of Lampris incognitus isolate fLamInc1 chromosome 2, fLamInc1.hap2, whole genome shotgun sequence includes these proteins:
- the ghrh gene encoding somatoliberin, with product MMKKATLLVFCCLVVSLSGSPLYPSIRFGQRDTSILMTSSIENPVQLLEDSGVPTRVETELRSGRHADAIFTNSYRKVLGQISARKFLQTIVGKRLRDERESYVKRMSDIYERSYKEDLTSIQRNQRHRGNT from the exons ATGATGAAGAAAGCCACACTGCTGGTGTTTTGCTGCCTGGTCGTGTCTTTATCGGGCTCTCCACTCTACCCATCTATTAG GTTTGGCCAGAGAGACACATCAATTCTGATGACATCTTCCATAGAGAACCCAGTACAGCTGCTGGAAGACAGTGGGGTGCCAACCAGGGTAGAAACTGAACTACG CTCAGGACGACACGCAGATGCCATTTTTACCAACAGCTACAGGAAAGTCCTAGGTCAGATATCTGCAAGAAAATTCCTCCAGACAATCGTGGGAAAACGGCTAAG agatgaaagagagagttATGTGAAACGTATGTCTGACATCTATGAACGGTCCTACAAAGAAGATCTTACATCCATCCAGAGGAACCAAAGACACAGGGGGAACACATGA